The Bacteroidota bacterium genome includes the window CGCGAAAAAGCGATAGTAGTTTTTAATTTCGATTTCGACAACACAATAAATGAAAAAGTAAAATCAATAGAAGGAGTTCATTGGAGCCAAAGTGAGAGGTTTTGGTATATACCGAAAAAAGAATTCAGTATTAGTAAGATTTTCGACACACTGAAATCTGTTGGCTCGCTTGATTATTCAGCACTTAACAAGCCAATTCAGCAAAATAATAAAACTAAACTTTCTCGTTTTGTAAAAGAAAAAACTGCTGCCAAAATCCCTGCTAAATACCATGATTTATTAGACCAGAAAAGATACGCCAAAAACACAAAAGCAATTTATATAAACTACTTTTCCGATTTTGCAAGATATTTCTCCGGCAGAAATTTAGCTTCAATTTCAAAAGAAGAAATCAACCAATATATTTTAAAACTTATTCGAGAAAAAAAAATCTCGACAAGCCAACAGAACCAGCGGATAAATGCGATTAAGTTTTATTATGAGAAGGTACTGGGCAGAGAAAAACAATATTTTGATATTGAGAGACCTCGAAAATACAATGCTTTACCTAACATATTATCATTGGACGAAATCAAACAAATGATTGACTGTACTGTGAATATCAAACATAAATGCATTATAAGCTTGCTATACTCAGGAGGACTTAGAAGAAGTGAGTTGATTAATCTGGAAATACAAGATATTTTATCAAGTCAAATGAAAATCAAGATCAGAAACAGTAAGTCCAATAAAGACCGTTATGTAGGGCTTTCCACACATTTATTAGGATTGTTGAGAGAATATTACAAAACTCACCATCCAAAGAAATGGTTGTTTGAAGGGCAAACTGGCAACAAATATAGCCCGGAAAGTGTTCTTCGTGTTGTAAAGAATTCAGCAAATAAATCAGGAATAAATAGAAATATAACACCGCATATGCTAAGACATTCTTTTGCCACTCACCATTTAGAAAATGGTACAGACTTACGATATATTCAGGAATTTCTTGGACATAGCAGTTCAAAAACTACCGAAATTTATACTCACGTAGCAAACACAGATATTAGCCGATTTATTAACCCTTTAGATACAATGTATGAACATAAGAAATAATAAGCTATTACCTTTTACATCCCAATATAGAGTAATAAAGGTACTTTTTGCATTTTCTAAAGGAGAAATAAAGGTAATATTACCTATATACGCTCGTTATCGGCAATTTAAAAAACAGACAGAGACATTAATTATAAACTAAAAACGGAGTAAAAATGAAAAATTTATTATTAGTATTAAGCATCATTCTTTTGACATCAAATTTGTTTGCTCAAGATGCAAAAGATATAAAAGAAGAGAGTACCAAAATGGATGCCTTTGCATCAAAAACAGGAGCAATCATCAAATACATTGACTATTCACTTCCAAATATAAAACTCACTTATGGTGTAGCGGAAACAAAAATTAGAGAATTTATTAGTGGACCTGACATTGAATATTTCTATCAAATTTCAAAAGAAGGAAAATATGATACTAAAACAGCCTCAATTGCTTATGAAGATTTACTTGAAGTAATTAAAGCAATTGAATCATTAAAAAATGAATCTGCATCAGACAAAGCACTTAATCCAGACTATCTGGAAAACAAATTTGTAACAGATGATGGATTCAAATTAGGTTATTATGTGAGTAAAGGAAAACTTGCTTGGTATTTGGTCTTGGAAAGGTATGGTTCAGGTAATACAATTTTTATTCAGGATGTATCAGTTATTGAATCTGCTTTTAATTCTGCAAAATTAAAAATTGAAACACTTAAAAATAAATAAAATGAAAACTACATTTATTATTTTAATAGTTTTATTGACTGCAACTTTTGCAAACGCAGAAGGATTAAATTCAAATGCCAGTTATATAAAGAAAAACTATCCGACTGAATATGAGCAAACATTAAAGAGATATGCGTTGGCTGAATGGAAAGATGATTTTTCAATGGTTGTTTACGAAATAAATAAACAAGCAGATGCATTAGTCAAATTGGTTGATGAATTTAAAAGTGACAACAC containing:
- a CDS encoding site-specific integrase, with the protein product MKRPEIRLKNHIHREKAIVVFNFDFDNTINEKVKSIEGVHWSQSERFWYIPKKEFSISKIFDTLKSVGSLDYSALNKPIQQNNKTKLSRFVKEKTAAKIPAKYHDLLDQKRYAKNTKAIYINYFSDFARYFSGRNLASISKEEINQYILKLIREKKISTSQQNQRINAIKFYYEKVLGREKQYFDIERPRKYNALPNILSLDEIKQMIDCTVNIKHKCIISLLYSGGLRRSELINLEIQDILSSQMKIKIRNSKSNKDRYVGLSTHLLGLLREYYKTHHPKKWLFEGQTGNKYSPESVLRVVKNSANKSGINRNITPHMLRHSFATHHLENGTDLRYIQEFLGHSSSKTTEIYTHVANTDISRFINPLDTMYEHKK